The DNA sequence CCACATGTATTTGTTTTGTTAACTTACTGCGCTGGTGCCTGGCCCGGGGGAAATCCAGATATGATTGAGGTAGCAACATCTGCTTTGCCGACTGGTGTTTTCAATCAAGCTATGCATTGGATGGCTGTTGCTCATACAAGGGCCTATGATTATATCCACGGAGAAAGGTTGCACAAAACTGAAGTTGCATTTGTCTAATGCTAATTGCTTTATTTGATTCTTACATTTAGATGAAATTTGTCTGACTTTGTCAGTCTTCTATTCTTACTAAAATAGCCATCATTCAAAAACTGTTCTGTTACTGCACTGTTTAATATTTGCAGAAGTTTTATTTGACTTGCAACAGGAGTGTCATGAAACCTTCTGTTGGGATTGCACATCATGTCTCTTTTACTCGACCATATGGCCTATTTGATGTCGCTGCTGTCACACTGGCTAATTCACTGATAATTTTTCCCTATGTGGATAGCATCTGTGATAAGCTGGATTTTATAGGGATAAACTATTATGGACAGGTTAGCACCATTATTATACTAATATTGCGGAAAGAAATGCATGAACAAAGTATAACTGGAAGCTTTTCCATTATTCAGGAAGTGATTTCAGCGCCTGGCTTAAAGCTCGTGGAAAATGATGAGTACAGTGAATCTGGACGTGCTGTTTATCCTGATGGTTTATATCAAACTCTTCTTCAGTTCCATGAGAGATACAAACGCTTGAGTTTGCCTTTCATCATTACTGAAAATGGAGTTTCAGATGAAACTGATTTGATTCGACGACCGTATTTGCTGGAGCATTTGTTGGCTGTATATGCAGCCATTCTTATGGTTTTGACCCCTGACATGTTCGTGTATTACTAGTATATATAACTGCTTCGTTACATGAATATGTCTCTCTTCTTTTGTAGGGTGTACGTGTGCTTGGTTATTTGTTCTGGACAATTTCAGATAATTGGGAATGGGCTGATGGATATGGTCCTAAATTTGGCCTTGTTGCAGTTGATCGTGCCAATGACCTTGCGCGTAATCCTCGCCCAtcatattatttgttttccaaGGTAATAAATGTCAAGGAGACTGGATTTTCTTTGAACTTCTCTTGGTATTTTAGTCTCTTTGTTAATATACTGCATGTGCGATCCTTATTTAATCTTGCAATGATCTTCACTTAGATACCCAGCCAAACTGTGTGGACCAGTTCTAGATTTATGGTTTATGAACATCGATCCTTAAACTGATGCAAATGGATCTACCGAATTTAGGTAGTGAAAACTGGCCAAATTACAAAGTTGGATAGGATGCATGCCTGGAAGGAGCTCCAGCATGCTGCCAAAGGAAAGAAAACACGACCGTTCTACCGAAAAGTTGACAAGCATGGACTTATGTATGCAGGTAAATATATTTGGCTTTTGATTAACTGACATTATATGATATATTCCATATTTGCACTTAATTGCCAATAACCAACATGAAGCAATGTTATCTGGCAATGAATGCTAACATTTTCCTTGATGTTAAGAATCTTACTTTTTAAGTTTGATTGGGATCCTACAATGGTGATCATATTTAATCACGATTGCTCCTATATACATGGTTGCATTAGAGAATATCTATTGAATCAAAAGGCTATATGAACAATTTAATTCTTGGCTTTCAAGTTGACCACAATCTCTGCAAATGAATCTACTGAATTTATGGTCAAACCGATGCAAATGGACGTGCTGGATTTAGGTAGTGAAAAGTGGCTAAGTTACAAATAAATTGGCTTCCTAGATTTAAGGGAAAGGAGAAGCAGAGATTTATGTGGTAATAATCTATTAGAtgtatgaaaaataaaagatgttTGTCATGGATGAATTGTTTTTGCAAGTTATTTAGTGATTGAAGTTGTTTGTCATGGATCTCCTATCTAACCTGGGTGGCCAAGATTCAAGTCAcgaaataacatgtttacttgcgAGGTGCAAGATCATATATATTGACTCTCTTCAAACCTGTTCTGGTTGGAAACCTGTGCATTGGATTATCCATTTTAGTATTTTAGACTACATGCATAACATCATAAACCTCTTCCTGAATCGGTCCATATATAGTctacatgctctctctctctctctggtcgtTTACTATAACTAGCTTGGGGCCCTTTTTTCAGATGTTCTACTTCCTTTTCTAGCAATTGTAAAATGTTGGCTTTGATATTCTTGAGTAGTTTACTGATATAGCTGCAAATTCACAACTATCATCCACTATGCTTGTGTTATACTAACATCTTTGATTATACGTGTTGATTTTGATTATTCATTCCACTTGTACGTTCTCCTTTTACTCGGTATGACGTAAACAAATTACATTATTGTATAGGCGGTCTAGACGAACCTATTCAACGACCCTATGTACGGAGAGACTGGCGATTCGGGCACTACGAATTGGATGGTTTGCAGGACCCTCTGAGTCGCCTTTGGAACTTTGTCACCGTACCCTTTTCGCCCAAGAAGAAGGTTGAACTAGAAGATCCTCTTGTAGCTCCGCTGCCCGCTGGCCTCTGAAGCCCCCCCAAACCCACCACGAGCAGCGAAAGCATATCGAGTCCCTTATGATATGTAACAAATTGAAGGAGTCCAAGAAACTCACCGTGTTTCCCTACTTAGAGCATATGCAAGCGCATCACATGGCAGCAGGTCTGGCGTTATGTTTGACGGGGTTATTATTGATGCCTTTCTGGTTTAACGGTATGCTGTCTTATGCtggcaatcttttttttttttttttccgaccCGTATTTGTGATGTGTGCGTGTAGGCCACTTAGATATAATCTTGGCTGACATTGTCGATGACTGACAACTCTTGATGCAAACAGAAACAAAAAATTATatctttaagatttttttttttttttttgcaatgttGCGTTTTATTTTTCTGTGCATTGTCTGTAGTTGCTTTCGACCAGACAGTGCTTACGGTTTCTACATTTACCTGTAATAACCCAACCAAACAAGAACATGGGCACCGGTACCTCGAATCCTCGGAGAAGAAACATAAAACCTACAAGTATCTCGAAAGCAATCTCTAGCGTCAGATAGCGAAAGTTGAGATCGTTTCGTTCATGGCATGCACATGCACTCTGCATCTTGGAAGAGAATAGATGCCATCAGATGGTGAAAGTGAGATCGTTTGGTTCCTGGCATGCGCATGCACTCTTTCTGAATGAATGCCCCAGCGATCCCCTTTGGGATAGGAGTATCAACTTTTTTGCGAGCTAGTCCCTGATGGCACACCAATACAGAAGCAAGTAAAAGCTTCACAAAGGCTCGTTTCTAGTCTTTTATTCTCCCCCTTCTCTTTCCCAAGTTTATTATACAACCTTTCCGGTACTCGTTTCGCCTCGCACAGAGAGAAAGTTTGCTCAAATCATAGTAGCGTTGAACCATATCGATCAACCTGCAAATACAAGCATTCCATTCagaatatttcaaaattttaaattgggAGAATATATCTGTCAATAGGAATAAAGTTCCTGCTGGTCAAGACCTACTCATTGTAAATGACCCATTATGGCTTATGATCCAGGGAGGTTGATGGATGGAGACGAACAACCTACTCATTGCAACATCAAACTATAGTTCATGAAAATTTCATGATGAACATTTGATAATTAGTTGGAAAAGCAGCATAATTATCTGATTGTCCTTCGCTGTCAGGTAGTTTCCACTTTTCTCAAAATTAGCTACCTGCATGAAGTGCCCTGCAACCATCGCCTTCCTGATGTTAATGTAATAATCACGGCTGTTGAAATCTGTACTTCATAGCTTGAGGTTGAATCTAGCCATAATACGCACAAGCTGTTGCCTCACATTGTCAGCAGCCTTTAGAGTCCTTTGGTCAATAAAATTCTCATAACACCATGACGGGTCTTCCCCTGTCATGCCCAAGTCAAATTCAAAcaaaataactaaaataaaaAGTGCGGAAAGTGAAAAATGAAGTGGTATATCATGTACTTACTGTTCTGCTTGTATG is a window from the Musa acuminata AAA Group cultivar baxijiao chromosome BXJ2-1, Cavendish_Baxijiao_AAA, whole genome shotgun sequence genome containing:
- the LOC135598634 gene encoding beta-glucosidase-like SFR2, chloroplastic isoform X1, whose amino-acid sequence is MASVALFLTATKVAGALVLATVAANALSFFRYRRRYLRPFRSPIDESSDVLADFNVLPSGAEVDGFFFGLATAPAHVEDRLRDAWLQFAEEQPCADVGLAQKHPVDALLASATGDGGSQQGSLATDESKKTGILETKKPLKIAMEAMIRGFVKYSDDEGLNSDTECHRTVASWHNVPHPQERLRFWSDPDTELKLAKDTGVSVFRMGIDWSRIMPREPIQGLKDAVNFAALERYRWIIKRVHFYGMKVMLTLFHHSLPPWAGEYGGWKLEKTVDYFMDFTRLVVDRVADLVDYWVTFNEPHVFVLLTYCAGAWPGGNPDMIEVATSALPTGVFNQAMHWMAVAHTRAYDYIHGERSVMKPSVGIAHHVSFTRPYGLFDVAAVTLANSLIIFPYVDSICDKLDFIGINYYGQVSTIIILILRKEMHEQSITGSFSIIQEVISAPGLKLVENDEYSESGRAVYPDGLYQTLLQFHERYKRLSLPFIITENGVSDETDLIRRPYLLEHLLAVYAAILMGVRVLGYLFWTISDNWEWADGYGPKFGLVAVDRANDLARNPRPSYYLFSKVVKTGQITKLDRMHAWKELQHAAKGKKTRPFYRKVDKHGLMYAGGLDEPIQRPYVRRDWRFGHYELDGLQDPLSRLWNFVTVPFSPKKKVELEDPLVAPLPAGL
- the LOC135598634 gene encoding beta-glucosidase-like SFR2, chloroplastic isoform X2 encodes the protein MASVALFLTATKVAGALVLATVAANALSFFRYRRRYLRPFRSPIDESSDVLADFNVLPSGEVDGFFFGLATAPAHVEDRLRDAWLQFAEEQPCADVGLAQKHPVDALLASATGDGGSQQGSLATDESKKTGILETKKPLKIAMEAMIRGFVKYSDDEGLNSDTECHRTVASWHNVPHPQERLRFWSDPDTELKLAKDTGVSVFRMGIDWSRIMPREPIQGLKDAVNFAALERYRWIIKRVHFYGMKVMLTLFHHSLPPWAGEYGGWKLEKTVDYFMDFTRLVVDRVADLVDYWVTFNEPHVFVLLTYCAGAWPGGNPDMIEVATSALPTGVFNQAMHWMAVAHTRAYDYIHGERSVMKPSVGIAHHVSFTRPYGLFDVAAVTLANSLIIFPYVDSICDKLDFIGINYYGQVSTIIILILRKEMHEQSITGSFSIIQEVISAPGLKLVENDEYSESGRAVYPDGLYQTLLQFHERYKRLSLPFIITENGVSDETDLIRRPYLLEHLLAVYAAILMGVRVLGYLFWTISDNWEWADGYGPKFGLVAVDRANDLARNPRPSYYLFSKVVKTGQITKLDRMHAWKELQHAAKGKKTRPFYRKVDKHGLMYAGGLDEPIQRPYVRRDWRFGHYELDGLQDPLSRLWNFVTVPFSPKKKVELEDPLVAPLPAGL
- the LOC135598634 gene encoding beta-glucosidase-like SFR2, chloroplastic isoform X4 is translated as MASVALFLTATKVAGALVLATVAANALSFFRYRRRYLRPFRSPIDESSDVLADFNVLPSGEVDGFFFGLATAPAHVEDRLRDAWLQFAEEQPCADVGLAQKHPVDALLASATGDGGSQQGSLATDESKKTGILETKKPLKIAMEAMIRGFVKYSDDEGLNSDTECHRTVASWHNVPHPQERLRFWSDPDTELKLAKDTGVSVFRMGIDWSRIMPREPIQGLKDAVNFAALERYRWIIKRVHFYGMKVMLTLFHHSLPPWAGEYGGWKLEKTVDYFMDFTRLVVDRVADLVDYWVTFNEPHVFVLLTYCAGAWPGGNPDMIEVATSALPTGVFNQAMHWMAVAHTRAYDYIHGERSVMKPSVGIAHHVSFTRPYGLFDVAAVTLANSLIIFPYVDSICDKLDFIGINYYGQEVISAPGLKLVENDEYSESGRAVYPDGLYQTLLQFHERYKRLSLPFIITENGVSDETDLIRRPYLLEHLLAVYAAILMGVRVLGYLFWTISDNWEWADGYGPKFGLVAVDRANDLARNPRPSYYLFSKVVKTGQITKLDRMHAWKELQHAAKGKKTRPFYRKVDKHGLMYAGGLDEPIQRPYVRRDWRFGHYELDGLQDPLSRLWNFVTVPFSPKKKVELEDPLVAPLPAGL
- the LOC135598634 gene encoding beta-glucosidase-like SFR2, chloroplastic isoform X3; this encodes MASVALFLTATKVAGALVLATVAANALSFFRYRRRYLRPFRSPIDESSDVLADFNVLPSGAEVDGFFFGLATAPAHVEDRLRDAWLQFAEEQPCADVGLAQKHPVDALLASATGDGGSQQGSLATDESKKTGILETKKPLKIAMEAMIRGFVKYSDDEGLNSDTECHRTVASWHNVPHPQERLRFWSDPDTELKLAKDTGVSVFRMGIDWSRIMPREPIQGLKDAVNFAALERYRWIIKRVHFYGMKVMLTLFHHSLPPWAGEYGGWKLEKTVDYFMDFTRLVVDRVADLVDYWVTFNEPHVFVLLTYCAGAWPGGNPDMIEVATSALPTGVFNQAMHWMAVAHTRAYDYIHGERSVMKPSVGIAHHVSFTRPYGLFDVAAVTLANSLIIFPYVDSICDKLDFIGINYYGQEVISAPGLKLVENDEYSESGRAVYPDGLYQTLLQFHERYKRLSLPFIITENGVSDETDLIRRPYLLEHLLAVYAAILMGVRVLGYLFWTISDNWEWADGYGPKFGLVAVDRANDLARNPRPSYYLFSKVVKTGQITKLDRMHAWKELQHAAKGKKTRPFYRKVDKHGLMYAGGLDEPIQRPYVRRDWRFGHYELDGLQDPLSRLWNFVTVPFSPKKKVELEDPLVAPLPAGL